A segment of the Ignavibacteriota bacterium genome:
AGGTATCTATGGAAATGACACTTCGTATGAATGCGGGTCAACTTAATTCCGAACTTCTTGAGAAGATTCAAGACATGTTTCGGGATAAGGAAATCGAAATTACCGTGAATGAGATTGACGAGACAGAGTATTTATTCCGTTTTTCAGAAAACAAACGACGCTTGCTGAACGCGATTGAGAATGTTGAACTCGGGAAAAACCTTATTCATGTACCGCTGAGTGATATTGAGAAAGTAGCGTGAGGAATATTTTCTTTGAAAACAGCGCGTTCAAGGATTTTACTGAATGGGGAATCCATGACAGGAAACTCCAACAGCGCATTGCACAACTTATACTTGAAATTACGCGAACTCCTTTTGAAGGGAAGGGAAAACCCGAACCGCTCAAACACATAAAAGGAGGCTACTGGTCACGCAGAATTAATGATGAACATCGTCTCGTTTGCAAAGTTACTGAAGAGGCGATAATCATCGTATCATGTAAATATCATTATGATTTGAAATGACCGAGCCGGAACTTCCTCTTCAGGAAAACGTTGAACAACCGCAACTCGTTCAACAGTTTCTTCCTCGAACATTTTTGGAGCGGCACGGAATTCATCCGGTACTCTTCGCTTTTATTTCTCTCATCTTGATTTTTATTCTCTATCAATTTGTCGGAAGTCTGATAACGTTCTTGATTTTCGGAATGGACCTGACGAAAGCAAATGTTACGGGATTACGAATTGCGACAGGAATCGGTCAGATACTTTTTATTTTGGTTCCGACATTTTTCCTTATTCAGTTCGTTACGTTTCGCCCGACAGAGTACATGCGGTTAAAGGCGCCAGACCCGCTTGCAATTGTTCATGCCATTGTCGGAGTGTTTTCCCTTCAGCAACTTCTTCAAGTCTATCTCTACTTTCAGGAAAAAATACCTCTCCCCGAATTCGTCCGGGAATTTCAGGACAAATTCAAGGTGATGTATGAAGAGACGTATAAAATGCTCGCGGGTTCACAGTCGGTTCCTGAGTTGCTGTTCGTTATTCTTATCATCGCCGTGTTACCCGCAATTACGGAAGAATTTTTCTTTCGAGGACTGATTCAGCGAAGCATGGAGAAGGGATTAACGCCGACGGTCGGATATGTTCTGACAGGATTAATTTTTGGCGCGTATCATCTCAATCCTTTTACCTTGATTCCGCTTGGCGCGTTGGGAATATATCTCGGATTTCTCACCACAAGATCGGGAAGCATTTGGGTCTCCTCAGCCGCGCATTTTTTCAACAACGCTCTCGCGTGTATTGCGCTGTACCTAAACATTGACGACGAAGCAATTCTTACAAGTGACCCCGAAGCGATGACAACGAATGATGTTCTCATGTTGTTTGTGCTGATGCTCTTCATCTTTTCTGTCTCCACATATTTATTTTTGAAAACCACCGCGACGAAGGAAACAGTTGTGCAAGAACCAAAGGACATGTGGACATGAGCAATCACCTGAAACGACTTCTTGTCGCGCTCGTTGCAATTCCGGTTATCATCTATGTGACCATCAAAGGTGGATTTGTTTTCTTTCTGTTTGCTACCTTGATTTCTTCATTTGCGTTGCTTGAATTCTACGGACTTGCCAAAGCAAAAGGAGCGCGTCCGTTAAGAGCACTTGGTTTGATTACCGGGTGTTTTGTCTTGCTTGCATTTTTCAACAATAACTTGTTTGAATTGTTTGGCAATTGGTTTGGTAGCGCACCCAAATCCGAGTCACAATTTTTGTTGATTGTTTTTCTTACTGCAATTCCTGTGATTGGTTTGGTTGAGTTATTTCGGAACAACGGTTCGGCGCTCAACAATCTTTCGACAACAATCTTCGGGGTTGCGTACGTCTCGTTGTTTTTCGGAACGCTTGTCGGTGTGCGAGAAGTGTTCACACCGCTCCATGTTCCTGTAGTGCGGTTGATGCCGTCAGAATTTATGAGCACTGAACTGAACGAACGATTGTATCTATGGGGCGGCTACACGGTTGTCTCAATCTATACAATGATTTGGGTGTGCGATTCTGCGGCGTATTATGTCGGTAAATCAATTGGAAAGCATAAATTATTTCCACGCGTCAGTCCGAATAAGAGTTGGGAGGGTGCGATTGCCGGATTTTTGTTCGCAGTTGCAACTTCGATTGCGGCAAAATATCTTGTGCTTGATTATCTACAACTTCAACAAGCGATTGTGCTTGGAGTGATTGTCGGTTTATTCGGTCAACTTGGTGATTTATTTGAATCGCTCCTGAAGCGGGACGCAGGTGTGAAAGATTCATCGAATATCATACCCGGGCATGGCGGCATTCTCGACCGTTTTGATAGTTTGCTTTTCGTCTCGCCGATTGTGTATCTTTATTTAGATTTTGTTGTCTTTAGTTTTAATTGATGTCCAAAAAAGAAAAAGTTCACGTCCTTACGTTGGGTTGTGAAAAAAATACTGTTGATTCCGAAGTGCTGATGAACCAACTCAGGTTGAACGAGATGGAATTGACGAACGACCCGAATCGCGCAGACACGCTCATCATCAACACATGCGGATTTATTCAGGATGCGAAGAACGAATCCATCGAGACGATTCTTCAAGCGGTTGAACGGAAAAAGCATGGCAAACTTCAGAAAGTCGTTGTCATGGGTTGTCTTTCGGAACGATACTCGATTGAATTGCAAAAAGAAATTCCTGAAGTAGATTTGTTCATCGGCGCAAACAAGATGGACAAAGTCGTGCAAGCGCTCGGTGGAGATTACAAATATGAACTCCTCGGCGAACGGATTCTTACAACGCCAAAACATTTTGCCTACTTGAAAATCTCGGAAGGATGCGATAGACCGTGCGCGTTTTGTGCAATTCCGTTGATGCGTGGAAAACATCAAAGCAAATCAATTGAAAAACTCATAAGCGAAGCAGAAAATCTTGCGTCAAACGGAGTGAAAGAACTTATTCTCATCGCTCAGGAAAGCACCTACTATGGTCTTGACTTGTACGGCAAGCGAACGCTTCCGCAATTGCTTGAGCAACTAAACGGAGTAACCGGACTCGAATGGATTCGGTTGATGTACGCGTATCCATCGCAATTTCCGCTTGAAATTTTAGATGCGTTCATTGCAAACGAAAAGATTTGTCGCTATCTCGATATGCCCGTTCAACATATTTCTGACTCTGTGTTGAAATCAATGCAACGCGGAATCAGTTCACGAGCAACTCGAAATTTGATTGAAACAATTCGAGCGAAAGTTCCGAACATCGCGTTGAGAACCACAATCATCGTCGGCTATCCGAACGAAACAGAAAACGATTTCAATGAACTTGTTGAATTCATCAAAGAAACAGAATTTGCCCGGCTCGGTGTTTTCACCTATTCACAGGAAGAAGATACATCGGCGTTTCCACTCGGCGACCCGATTCCTTTTGAAGTGAAGGAAGAACGAAAACGAATCATCATGGAAACTCAAAAAGAAATATCGCTACGGAAGAACGAAGAATTGACAGGAAAGCAACTTCGTGTTTTAGTTGATGAAAAGCAGGGCGATGTTTCGATTTGCCGAACGGAACGAGACGCTCCGGAAGTTGACAACTCAGTCATGGTTCATTCTTCCAACGAGTTTGCCATCGGCAACTTCTATGAAGTTGAAATCATTGATGCGGAGGAGTATGATTTGTTTGCAATACCTGTTGGAAAAGAAGTTCGAGGAGAAGAAACTAATGTTCTACAAAATTCGTTGAGAGAGGAGAAAGTGTTTTGGGTATGAAAAGAGTTTATTGTTTTTTGTTTGCAGTTTTTTGTCTGACAACATATTCAATCGGGCAGGATAATCGCCCGCACGCGATGATAGAAGCAGACTTACCGCATTTCTTCCTCGATATTTTGAACTTCGGCTCAGATAGCGTAGGCGTGAGTAGGGTGGATGCGTATGTTCAAGTGCCGCACGAAATGTTATCGTTTGTAAAATCCGACAATCTGTTTCGTTCAAGTTACGAAGTGACAATAGATGTCCTTGATAAAGAGGGAAACCTTGTCAATGAGAAACTCTGGACGGAAGAACTTTCAACTGAAGATTATCAGGAATCCGTTTCTCCGACAACCGGGAAGATGAGTCAAAAAACATTTTATCTCAAACCGGATTCGTACGAATTTGTAGTGCAAATCCGGGATGTGGAAACGCGGAAATTGAATCAGGTCAAGAGAGCTGTGAAGGTCAGGGAGTTTTCAGAGAACCTGACGCTCAGTGATGTCATGGTTGTCAAACAACTAAATAAGGAAGAGGAGAAAACGGTTGTCGTACCAAACATTGCCGCTACGATTGGAAGCGCACCGGAAATGATTTCGTTTTTCTTCGAGGCGCGTTCGAAAACTCTTCCGCTTGAAGCAAAGTTTATCCTTACCCTTTCAAGTAAACTCGGTGTTGTCGTGCGAACCGACACGTTGAAAAAATCGCTGACGAAATCCAAGCAATCGTGCTTCATGAATATTTCAAGCAACGCGCTGTTAGCCGGGGAATATACGCTTGACGTGAAAGCATACATTCCCGAC
Coding sequences within it:
- a CDS encoding Txe/YoeB family addiction module toxin, with translation MRNIFFENSAFKDFTEWGIHDRKLQQRIAQLILEITRTPFEGKGKPEPLKHIKGGYWSRRINDEHRLVCKVTEEAIIIVSCKYHYDLK
- a CDS encoding CPBP family intramembrane metalloprotease encodes the protein MTEPELPLQENVEQPQLVQQFLPRTFLERHGIHPVLFAFISLILIFILYQFVGSLITFLIFGMDLTKANVTGLRIATGIGQILFILVPTFFLIQFVTFRPTEYMRLKAPDPLAIVHAIVGVFSLQQLLQVYLYFQEKIPLPEFVREFQDKFKVMYEETYKMLAGSQSVPELLFVILIIAVLPAITEEFFFRGLIQRSMEKGLTPTVGYVLTGLIFGAYHLNPFTLIPLGALGIYLGFLTTRSGSIWVSSAAHFFNNALACIALYLNIDDEAILTSDPEAMTTNDVLMLFVLMLFIFSVSTYLFLKTTATKETVVQEPKDMWT
- a CDS encoding phosphatidate cytidylyltransferase encodes the protein MDMSNHLKRLLVALVAIPVIIYVTIKGGFVFFLFATLISSFALLEFYGLAKAKGARPLRALGLITGCFVLLAFFNNNLFELFGNWFGSAPKSESQFLLIVFLTAIPVIGLVELFRNNGSALNNLSTTIFGVAYVSLFFGTLVGVREVFTPLHVPVVRLMPSEFMSTELNERLYLWGGYTVVSIYTMIWVCDSAAYYVGKSIGKHKLFPRVSPNKSWEGAIAGFLFAVATSIAAKYLVLDYLQLQQAIVLGVIVGLFGQLGDLFESLLKRDAGVKDSSNIIPGHGGILDRFDSLLFVSPIVYLYLDFVVFSFN
- the rimO gene encoding 30S ribosomal protein S12 methylthiotransferase RimO, which codes for MSKKEKVHVLTLGCEKNTVDSEVLMNQLRLNEMELTNDPNRADTLIINTCGFIQDAKNESIETILQAVERKKHGKLQKVVVMGCLSERYSIELQKEIPEVDLFIGANKMDKVVQALGGDYKYELLGERILTTPKHFAYLKISEGCDRPCAFCAIPLMRGKHQSKSIEKLISEAENLASNGVKELILIAQESTYYGLDLYGKRTLPQLLEQLNGVTGLEWIRLMYAYPSQFPLEILDAFIANEKICRYLDMPVQHISDSVLKSMQRGISSRATRNLIETIRAKVPNIALRTTIIVGYPNETENDFNELVEFIKETEFARLGVFTYSQEEDTSAFPLGDPIPFEVKEERKRIIMETQKEISLRKNEELTGKQLRVLVDEKQGDVSICRTERDAPEVDNSVMVHSSNEFAIGNFYEVEIIDAEEYDLFAIPVGKEVRGEETNVLQNSLREEKVFWV
- a CDS encoding GWxTD domain-containing protein, with product MKRVYCFLFAVFCLTTYSIGQDNRPHAMIEADLPHFFLDILNFGSDSVGVSRVDAYVQVPHEMLSFVKSDNLFRSSYEVTIDVLDKEGNLVNEKLWTEELSTEDYQESVSPTTGKMSQKTFYLKPDSYEFVVQIRDVETRKLNQVKRAVKVREFSENLTLSDVMVVKQLNKEEEKTVVVPNIAATIGSAPEMISFFFEARSKTLPLEAKFILTLSSKLGVVVRTDTLKKSLTKSKQSCFMNISSNALLAGEYTLDVKAYIPDSSDSSLMKEVSSVSRRLNVRIQGLPVSVNDIDLAIDQLQYVAEKEVIEEMKAAVAERKRDLFVEFWKKRDPTKETEVNELMLEYYQRVEFANKNFSHYQEGWKTDRGNVYIVFGEPNNIERHPFDIDSKPYEIWTYFEMNREFVFVDETGFGDYRLRNPIWDTWRTRYR